One Salvelinus namaycush isolate Seneca chromosome 29, SaNama_1.0, whole genome shotgun sequence genomic region harbors:
- the LOC120024236 gene encoding grainyhead-like protein 1 homolog, with translation MRVPTEIIAARSAFFMLRKRGVLVFQNEASYSGGRRQALTEDDEDWRAFLGNPLTAASKAMMHINGDEDSANALLYNYYKVPQDKRTTGHPKTEVIVGDADPNKMNFVVPLQDSPLAMTTLRTVHRNSAAQGSSQPSRGDKTQALYPASNSIVCISTTSSPPPYSLSPEGTQALHSFPGCTPSGPHSSQSDGMAFSRHLNLSQYSSRAQSLTPDSTYTKSYKDSSNEVFPPSEEVQLRMTSIPPGGYPYYSSTASQHFEYMLEAPQSLWTKSSSGQMSYLNKAQFYPITLRALGGTPLQSHLSGEVRSVVMLVFGEEKLTEDQLKYWKYWHSRQHTAKQRCIDIADYKERFNTIANIEEIAYNAISFTWDTKDEPRVFVSVNCLSTDFSPQKGVRGLPLNLQIDTYSFGSHGHKLVHRAYCMIKVFCDKGAERKIRDEERKQPCRKGKRQETTAAYVEDPLQLKHVAIASFKAMSDMDSQPVLFIPEVHFPSTQHHHASLSDDGEDSLGQKRLLHYDEDFELAPHKKARRDGPEKVLLYVRKETEEVFDALMLKTPTLAGLLEAVTDKYELPLERMGKVYKRCKKGILVHMDDNIIKHYSNEDAFQINMEEVGGEMLLTLTEI, from the exons ATGCGGGTCCCGACAGAGATCATTGCGGCGCGGTCGGCATTTTTCATGCTGCG AAAGAGAGGTGTTCTGGTGTTCCAGAATGAGGCGTCATACAGCGGTGGTCGGCGGCAGGCACTCACGGAGGATGACGAGGACTGGAGGGCCTTCCTAGGGAACCCCCTGACCGCCGCCTCCAAGGCCATGATGCACATCAACGGAGATGAGGACAGTGCCAATGCTCTCCTCTACAACTACTATAAG GTGCCACAAGACAAGAGAACGACTGGACATCCCAAAACAGAAGTTATTGTGGGCGATGCTGATCCAAACAAAAT GAACTTCGTGGTGCCACTCCAAGATTCCCCCCTGGCCATGACAACTCTGAGGACCGTCCATCGCAACAGCGCGGCCCAGGGCAGCAGCCAACCCAGCCGGGGGGACAAAACCCAGGCTCTCTACCCAGCCTCAAACTCCATAGTCTGCATCTCCACCACCTCCAGCCCTCCCCCCTACTCCCTCAGCCCAGAGGGGACCCAGGCCCTGCACTCCTTCCCCGGTTGCACCCCCTCTGGTCCCCACAGTTCCCAGTCAGATGGCATGGCCTTCAGTCGCCACCTCAACCTCAGCCAGTACAGCTCCAGAGCCCAAAGCCTCACCCCTGACTCCACCTACACAAAGTCTTACAAGGACAGCTCCAATGAG GTCTTCCCTCCCTCTGAGGAGGTCCAGCTACGTATGACCTCCATCCCTCCCGGTGGATACCCTTACTACAGCTCCACAGCAAG tcaacactTTGAGTACATGCTGGAGGCTCCCCAGTCCCTCTGGACCAAGAGCAGCAGTGGCCAGATGAGCTACCTGAACAAGGCCCAGTTCTACCCCATCACCTTGAGAGCACTAGGGGGCACCCCGCTCCAATCTCATCTCAGTGGAGAAGTCCGG AGTGTGGTGATGCTTGTGTTTGGAGAGGAGAAGCTCACAGAGGACCAGCTCAAATACTGGAAGTACTGGCACAGCAGACAGCACACAGCCAAGCAGCGTTGCATTGATATTG CTGACTATAAAGAGCGATTCAATACGATCGCCAATATTGAGGAGATCGCCTACAATGCCATCTCTTTCACATGGGACACGAAGGACGAGCCACGG GTGTTTGTGTCTGTTAACTGTCTAAGTACAGACTTCTCCCCTCAGAAGGGAGTGAGGGGCCTTCCTCTCAACCTCCAGATTGACACCTACAGCTTTGGGAGCCATGGTCACAAGCTAGTACACAGAGCCTACTGCATGATTAAGGTGTTCTGTGACAAAGGTGCCGAGAGGAAGATCCGAGATGAGGAAAGGAAGCAGCCTTGCaggaagggaaagagacaggAGACAACCGCAGCCT ATGTGGAAGACCCTCTGCAGCTGAAGCATGTGGCCATAGCATCGTTCAAAGCCATGAGTGACATGGACTCCCAGCCAGTTCTCTTCATCCCAGAGGTCCACTTCCCCAGCACCCAGCACCACCAT GCAAGCCTATCAGATGACGGTGAGGATAG CTTGGGGCAGAAGAGACTACTCCACTATGATGAGGACTTTGAGTTGGCTCCTCACAAGAAAGCAAGGCGGGACGGACCAGAGAAAG TGCTGCTTTATGTCCGTaaggagacagaggaggtgtTTGATGCTCTGATGCTGAAGACGCCCACTCTGGCAGGACTACTGGAGGCT GTAACCGATAAATACGAGCTGCCGCTTGAAAGAATGGGGAAAGTCTACAAGAGGTGCAAAAAAGG AATCTTAGTCCATATGGACGATAACATCATCAAGCATTACTCCAACGAGGATGCCTTCCAGATCAACATGGAAGAGGTGGGGGGGGAAATGCTGCTGACACTGACTGAGATCTGA